In a genomic window of Streptomyces pristinaespiralis:
- a CDS encoding dolichyl-phosphate-mannose--protein mannosyltransferase, with amino-acid sequence MTSTAPQPLRGKDDAEQQPPGWESRLRRFGYTPRPVIGLRDRLVPPFTRPSRQVWAVFGIPPQAVEPLLRIAAWGGPLLVALVAGLMRFWNLGRPHAVIFDETYYAKDAWALINQGYEGSWPKNIDKSILEDPSTVAIPTDPGYVVHPPVGKWIIGLGEKMFDFSPFGWRFMVALLGTLSVLMLCRIGRRLFRSTFLGCLAGLLLAVDGLHFVMSRTALLDLVLMFFVLAAFGALVLDRDRARHRLAEALPEEDDGRLRPDARVAETLRLGWRPWRLTAGVMLGLAAGTKWNGLYIMAAFGLMTVLWDVGSRRTAGAVRPYLAVLKKDLVPAFVSVVPVALVTYMVSWTGWLVTDDGYHRKWASTGPGKDSDWSWLFPDWWRSFWHYENQVFDFHVGLTSGHTYESNPWSWLVLGRPVSYYYEDPKPGVEGCPKDAVDKCAAEVLALGTPLLWWAACFAICYALWRWLFRRDWRAGAILCAFAAGWAPWLMYQERTIFLFYAVVFVPFLCLAVAMMIGAILGPPGSDERRRAIGAIGAGVLVLLIVWNFIYFWPIYTGAPIPVDEWRNRMWLDTWV; translated from the coding sequence GTGACCAGTACCGCGCCACAGCCCCTGCGGGGCAAGGACGACGCCGAACAGCAGCCGCCCGGCTGGGAGAGCCGGCTGCGCCGCTTCGGCTACACGCCCCGGCCAGTGATCGGGCTACGGGACCGCCTCGTGCCGCCGTTCACCCGGCCGTCCCGGCAGGTGTGGGCGGTCTTCGGCATCCCGCCGCAGGCCGTGGAACCCCTGCTCCGCATCGCCGCCTGGGGCGGGCCGCTGCTGGTCGCCCTGGTGGCGGGCCTGATGCGGTTCTGGAACCTGGGGCGGCCACACGCGGTGATATTCGACGAGACGTACTACGCCAAGGACGCCTGGGCCCTGATCAACCAGGGGTACGAGGGCAGCTGGCCGAAGAACATCGACAAGTCGATCCTTGAGGACCCGTCGACCGTCGCGATCCCCACCGATCCCGGGTATGTGGTCCACCCGCCGGTCGGCAAGTGGATCATCGGTCTCGGCGAGAAGATGTTCGACTTCTCGCCCTTCGGCTGGCGGTTCATGGTCGCCCTGCTGGGCACGCTGTCGGTGCTGATGCTCTGCCGCATCGGCCGGCGGCTGTTCCGCTCGACGTTCCTCGGCTGCCTCGCGGGTCTGCTGCTGGCCGTGGACGGCCTGCACTTCGTGATGAGCCGCACGGCACTGCTCGACCTGGTGCTGATGTTCTTCGTGCTGGCGGCCTTCGGCGCGCTGGTGCTCGACCGCGACCGCGCGCGGCACAGGCTCGCAGAGGCCCTGCCGGAGGAGGACGACGGCAGGCTGCGGCCGGACGCCCGTGTCGCGGAGACCCTGCGCCTCGGGTGGCGGCCGTGGCGGCTGACGGCCGGGGTGATGCTGGGCCTGGCGGCGGGCACCAAGTGGAACGGGCTGTACATCATGGCCGCCTTCGGCCTGATGACCGTGCTGTGGGACGTGGGCTCGCGCCGCACGGCCGGCGCGGTCCGGCCGTATCTCGCCGTCCTGAAGAAGGACCTCGTCCCCGCCTTCGTCTCCGTCGTCCCGGTCGCGCTGGTGACCTACATGGTCTCGTGGACCGGCTGGCTGGTGACGGACGACGGATACCACCGGAAGTGGGCCTCCACCGGCCCCGGCAAGGACAGCGACTGGAGCTGGCTCTTTCCCGACTGGTGGCGCAGCTTCTGGCACTACGAGAACCAGGTCTTCGACTTCCACGTCGGCCTGACCTCCGGCCACACCTACGAGTCCAACCCGTGGAGCTGGCTGGTCCTCGGCCGCCCGGTCTCGTACTACTACGAGGACCCGAAGCCCGGCGTCGAGGGCTGCCCGAAGGACGCGGTCGACAAGTGCGCCGCAGAGGTCCTCGCCCTCGGCACCCCGCTCCTGTGGTGGGCCGCCTGCTTCGCGATCTGCTACGCCCTGTGGCGCTGGCTGTTCCGCCGCGACTGGCGCGCGGGCGCGATCCTCTGCGCGTTCGCCGCGGGCTGGGCCCCCTGGCTGATGTACCAGGAACGCACGATCTTCCTCTTCTACGCGGTCGTGTTCGTCCCGTTCCTGTGCCTCGCGGTGGCGATGATGATCGGCGCGATCCTCGGCCCGCCCGGCTCCGACGAACGCCGCCGCGCGATCGGCGCGATCGGGGCCGGCGTGCTGGTCCTGCTGATCGTCTGGAACTTCATCTATTTCTGGCCGATCTACACGGGCGCCCCGATCCCGGTGGACGAGTGGCGCAATCGCATGTGGCTGGACACCTGGGTGTAG
- the rsmI gene encoding 16S rRNA (cytidine(1402)-2'-O)-methyltransferase, which translates to MTGTLVLAGTPIGDVADAPPRLAAELEGADVVAAEDTRRLRRLTQALGVHTRGRVVSYFEGNEAARTPELVEALAGGARVLLVTDAGMPSVSDPGYRLVAAAVEKDIKVTAVPGPSAVLTALALSGLPVDRFCFEGFLPRKAGERLGRLREVQGERRTLVYFEAPHRLDDTLAAMAEVFGEGRRAAVCRELTKTYEEVKRGGLGELAAWAAEGVRGEITVVVEGAPESGPEELGAEELVRRVQVREEAGERRKEAIAAVAAEAGLPKREVFDAVVAAKNATRPA; encoded by the coding sequence GTGACTGGAACGCTGGTACTCGCAGGGACGCCCATCGGTGATGTCGCGGACGCGCCGCCCCGGCTCGCCGCCGAACTGGAGGGCGCCGACGTCGTCGCCGCCGAGGACACCCGGCGCCTGCGCCGGCTGACGCAGGCCCTCGGCGTGCACACCCGGGGCAGGGTCGTCTCCTACTTCGAGGGCAACGAGGCGGCTCGTACGCCGGAGCTGGTGGAGGCACTGGCCGGCGGTGCGCGGGTGCTGCTCGTCACCGACGCGGGCATGCCTTCCGTCTCCGACCCCGGATACCGGCTGGTCGCCGCCGCGGTGGAGAAGGACATCAAGGTCACCGCCGTACCGGGGCCGTCCGCCGTGCTGACCGCCCTCGCGCTGTCGGGGCTCCCCGTGGACCGCTTCTGCTTCGAGGGTTTCCTGCCCCGCAAGGCGGGCGAGCGGCTCGGCAGGCTCCGCGAGGTGCAGGGCGAGCGCCGCACGCTCGTCTACTTCGAGGCCCCGCACCGCCTCGACGACACGCTCGCCGCCATGGCGGAGGTCTTCGGAGAGGGCCGCAGGGCCGCCGTCTGCCGGGAGCTGACCAAGACCTACGAGGAAGTGAAGCGCGGCGGCCTCGGCGAGCTGGCGGCCTGGGCGGCGGAAGGCGTCCGCGGTGAGATCACCGTCGTCGTCGAGGGCGCTCCCGAGTCCGGGCCCGAGGAACTCGGCGCGGAGGAACTGGTGCGCAGGGTCCAGGTGCGGGAGGAGGCGGGGGAGCGGCGCAAGGAGGCCATCGCGGCGGTCGCCGCGGAGGCGGGACTTCCCAAGCGGGAGGTCTTCGACGCGGTCGTCGCGGCGAAGAACGCGACTCGGCCCGCGTAG
- a CDS encoding TatD family hydrolase: MSSKSAPPPLPEPLGVAVADSHTHLDMQEGTVEEALARAAAVGVTTVVQVGCDIKGSQWAAETAAAHREVHAAVALHPNEAPRIVLGDPDGWSRQGAREAGGYAALDDALAEIDRLAALDVVKAVGETGLDRFRTGPEGIAAQERSFRAHIEIAKRHDKALVIHDREAHADVLRILAEEGAPERTVFHCYSGDAEMAEVCAAAGYFMSFAGNVTFKNAQPLRDALAVAPADLVLVETDAPFLTPAPYRGRPNAPYLIPVTLRAMAQVRGTDEDTLAAAIAANTARAFGY; the protein is encoded by the coding sequence ATGAGTTCGAAATCCGCACCGCCGCCGCTGCCCGAACCGCTCGGTGTCGCGGTCGCCGATTCGCACACCCACCTGGACATGCAGGAAGGCACCGTCGAGGAGGCCCTCGCCAGGGCCGCCGCGGTCGGCGTGACGACCGTCGTCCAGGTGGGCTGCGACATCAAGGGCTCCCAGTGGGCCGCGGAGACCGCCGCCGCGCACCGCGAGGTCCACGCCGCCGTCGCCCTGCACCCCAACGAGGCGCCCCGGATCGTGCTCGGGGACCCCGACGGCTGGTCGCGGCAGGGGGCACGGGAAGCGGGCGGGTACGCGGCGCTCGACGACGCTCTCGCCGAGATCGACCGGCTGGCCGCCCTCGACGTGGTCAAGGCCGTCGGCGAGACCGGACTCGACCGCTTCCGCACCGGCCCCGAGGGAATCGCCGCACAGGAAAGGTCGTTCCGGGCGCATATCGAGATCGCGAAACGCCATGACAAGGCGCTCGTCATTCACGATCGCGAGGCGCACGCGGATGTGCTGCGCATCCTGGCGGAGGAAGGCGCGCCGGAACGCACGGTCTTCCACTGCTATTCGGGCGACGCGGAAATGGCCGAAGTCTGCGCGGCCGCCGGTTACTTCATGTCCTTCGCCGGCAATGTGACCTTCAAGAACGCGCAGCCGCTGCGCGACGCGCTCGCCGTCGCACCCGCCGATCTCGTGCTGGTCGAGACGGACGCTCCCTTCCTCACCCCCGCGCCGTACCGCGGACGGCCCAACGCCCCCTATCTGATTCCGGTCACGCTCCGGGCCATGGCGCAGGTCAGGGGCACGGACGAGGACACGCTGGCGGCGGCGATCGCGGCCAATACCGCCCGGGCGTTCGGCTACTGA
- a CDS encoding ubiquitin-like domain-containing protein produces MYAPTLPYVDRGAPTLVDLDAGTAPGTATAGAVPPHRRAAVAQAPTLPYVDLRDAGGVGAEEPERRSQARRGGSRRRRPTERPDTLRRLVPQALVVAFLAGGTSAFVADDKAVRLTVDGVPRTLHTFADDVRELLEDQGLDLRAHDVVAPGPAADLDSGDEITVRHGRPLRLTLDGRPVRVWTTATTVEAALRELGVRAEGAYISVPRSARIPRAGLALDVRTERAVTFMADGRERTIRTNAATVGEALAEAGIALRGQDTTSMAPGSFPRDGQTVTVTRISGGREVREEPIAYTVEKTLDPELFTGTEVVVRQGRPGVRRVTYALRTVDGVRQKPRRTGADVVRAPVTEQVKVGTRQPPSSVRGADDLNWAALAECESGGRPGAVDPSGTYGGLYQFDTATWRSLGGTGRPQDAPAEEQTYRAKKLYVQRGASPWPHCGRRLYR; encoded by the coding sequence GTGTACGCGCCGACCCTGCCGTACGTGGACCGCGGGGCGCCGACCCTCGTGGACCTGGACGCGGGCACGGCCCCTGGCACGGCCACGGCGGGCGCGGTCCCGCCGCACCGCCGGGCGGCCGTGGCGCAGGCGCCCACCCTGCCGTACGTGGACCTCCGGGACGCGGGCGGCGTCGGGGCCGAGGAGCCGGAGCGGCGCTCCCAGGCACGCCGCGGCGGCTCCCGGCGGCGCAGACCCACCGAGCGGCCGGACACCCTGCGTCGGCTCGTCCCGCAGGCGCTCGTCGTCGCCTTCCTCGCCGGCGGGACGTCCGCGTTCGTGGCCGACGACAAGGCGGTCCGGCTCACCGTCGACGGGGTACCGCGGACCCTGCACACCTTCGCCGACGACGTACGCGAACTCCTCGAGGACCAGGGCCTCGACCTGCGCGCCCACGACGTCGTCGCGCCCGGCCCCGCAGCGGACCTCGACAGCGGCGACGAGATCACCGTCCGCCACGGCAGGCCACTGAGGCTCACCCTCGACGGTCGCCCCGTCCGGGTGTGGACCACGGCCACCACCGTCGAGGCGGCCCTGCGGGAACTGGGCGTGCGCGCGGAGGGCGCGTACATCTCCGTGCCGCGTTCCGCGCGGATCCCGAGGGCCGGCCTGGCGCTGGACGTGCGCACCGAGAGGGCTGTCACGTTCATGGCCGACGGGCGCGAGCGCACCATCCGCACCAATGCCGCCACCGTGGGCGAGGCCCTCGCCGAGGCGGGGATCGCGCTGCGCGGCCAGGACACCACCTCCATGGCGCCCGGCAGCTTCCCCCGTGACGGGCAGACCGTCACGGTCACGAGGATCAGCGGCGGCCGCGAGGTACGCGAGGAGCCGATCGCCTACACCGTCGAGAAGACCCTGGACCCCGAGCTCTTCACGGGCACCGAGGTCGTCGTACGGCAGGGACGGCCGGGCGTGCGCCGGGTCACCTACGCGCTGCGGACCGTCGACGGCGTACGCCAGAAGCCGCGGCGGACCGGCGCGGACGTCGTGCGCGCACCCGTCACCGAGCAGGTGAAGGTCGGCACCCGGCAGCCGCCGTCCTCGGTACGCGGGGCGGACGACCTGAACTGGGCGGCGCTCGCCGAGTGCGAGTCGGGCGGCCGGCCGGGCGCCGTCGACCCCTCCGGCACCTACGGAGGGCTGTACCAGTTCGACACCGCGACCTGGCGCTCCCTCGGCGGCACCGGGCGCCCGCAGGACGCGCCCGCGGAGGAACAGACGTACCGGGCGAAGAAGCTCTATGTGCAGCGGGGGGCGAGTCCGTGGCCGCACTGCGGCCGTAGGCTGTATCGGTGA
- the rsmA gene encoding 16S rRNA (adenine(1518)-N(6)/adenine(1519)-N(6))-dimethyltransferase RsmA yields MSTTDPDALLGPADIRELAAALGVRPTKQRGQNFVIDANTVRRIVRTAEVKPDDVVVEIGPGLGSLTLGLLEAADRVVAVEIDDVLAGALPATVAARLPDRASRFSLVHSDAMHVQELPGPPPTALVANLPYNVAVPVLLHMLDRFPSIERTLVMVQAEVADRLAAGPGNKVYGVPSVKANWYSEVKRAGSIGRNVFWPAPNVDSGLVSLVRRTSPVATTASRAEVFAVVDAAFAQRRKTLRAALAGWAGSPAAAEAALVAAGVSPQARGESLTVEEFARIAEAKK; encoded by the coding sequence GTGAGCACCACTGATCCCGACGCACTCCTCGGCCCCGCCGACATCCGCGAACTGGCCGCCGCGCTGGGCGTACGCCCCACCAAACAGCGTGGCCAGAACTTCGTCATCGACGCCAACACGGTCCGCAGGATCGTGCGCACGGCCGAGGTGAAGCCCGACGACGTGGTCGTCGAGATCGGCCCCGGACTCGGTTCGCTGACCCTCGGGCTGCTGGAGGCCGCCGACCGGGTCGTGGCCGTGGAGATCGACGACGTGCTCGCCGGCGCGCTGCCCGCGACGGTCGCCGCGCGCCTGCCCGACCGGGCCTCGCGCTTCTCGCTGGTGCACTCGGACGCGATGCACGTGCAGGAGCTCCCCGGGCCGCCGCCGACCGCGCTCGTCGCGAACCTGCCGTACAACGTCGCCGTGCCGGTCCTGCTGCACATGCTCGACCGCTTCCCGTCGATCGAGCGGACCCTCGTCATGGTCCAGGCCGAGGTCGCCGACCGGCTGGCCGCCGGACCCGGGAACAAGGTGTACGGCGTGCCCTCGGTGAAGGCCAACTGGTACTCCGAGGTCAAGCGGGCCGGGTCGATCGGCCGCAACGTCTTCTGGCCCGCGCCCAACGTGGACTCCGGCCTCGTCTCCCTGGTGCGGCGGACTTCGCCCGTGGCGACGACGGCCTCCAGGGCGGAGGTCTTCGCGGTCGTCGACGCAGCCTTCGCCCAGCGCCGCAAGACGCTGCGCGCCGCGCTCGCCGGCTGGGCCGGATCACCGGCCGCGGCGGAAGCGGCCCTGGTCGCGGCGGGTGTGTCGCCGCAGGCGCGGGGCGAGTCGCTGACGGTGGAGGAGTTCGCGCGGATCGCGGAGGCGAAGAAGTGA
- a CDS encoding 4-(cytidine 5'-diphospho)-2-C-methyl-D-erythritol kinase produces MSVTVRVPAKVNVQLAVGGARPDGFHDLANVFLAVGLHDEVTVRPAPSLTLTCSGPDAGQVPLDRTNLAARAAELLAARHGISPDVHIHIDKDIPVAGGMAGGSADGAGALLACDALWGLGSSREELLSICAELGSDVPFSLVGGAALGTGRGERLTELEVGGSFSWVFAVADGGLSTPAVYGEFDRLNEGVSVPDPVASPPLLDALRTGDVLALADAVSNDLQPAALSLRPSLADTLAVGTAAGALAALVSGSGPTTAFLVKDEDAAETVASALRASGTCRAARVAGAPAVGARVVAG; encoded by the coding sequence GTGAGCGTCACGGTACGGGTGCCGGCCAAGGTCAACGTCCAGCTGGCGGTCGGCGGGGCGCGCCCCGACGGCTTCCACGACCTGGCCAACGTCTTCCTGGCGGTCGGCCTCCACGACGAGGTGACGGTGCGGCCTGCGCCCTCGCTGACCCTCACCTGCTCCGGCCCGGACGCCGGGCAGGTGCCCCTGGACCGCACGAACCTGGCCGCGCGGGCCGCGGAACTGCTGGCGGCCCGCCACGGCATCTCGCCCGACGTCCACATCCACATCGACAAGGACATCCCCGTCGCCGGCGGCATGGCGGGCGGCAGCGCGGACGGCGCGGGCGCGCTGCTCGCGTGCGACGCGCTGTGGGGCCTCGGCTCGTCCCGTGAGGAACTGCTCTCCATCTGCGCCGAGTTGGGCTCCGACGTGCCGTTCAGCCTGGTGGGCGGTGCGGCGCTCGGCACCGGGCGCGGCGAGCGGCTGACCGAGCTCGAGGTCGGCGGCAGCTTCTCGTGGGTCTTCGCGGTCGCGGACGGCGGGCTCTCGACGCCCGCGGTCTACGGGGAGTTCGACCGGCTGAACGAGGGCGTGAGCGTGCCGGACCCGGTCGCCTCACCGCCGCTGCTGGACGCGCTGCGCACGGGCGACGTCCTCGCGCTGGCGGACGCCGTCTCGAACGACCTCCAGCCCGCGGCCCTGTCCCTGCGGCCGTCCCTCGCGGACACGCTGGCCGTGGGCACCGCCGCGGGGGCGCTCGCCGCACTCGTCTCGGGCTCGGGCCCGACGACGGCGTTCCTCGTCAAGGACGAGGACGCGGCGGAGACGGTGGCGTCGGCGCTGCGCGCGTCGGGCACGTGCCGGGCCGCGCGGGTGGCGGGGGCGCCGGCGGTGGGGGCGAGGGTCGTCGCGGGTTGA